One window of Leptospira wolbachii serovar Codice str. CDC genomic DNA carries:
- a CDS encoding CapA family protein yields MYLFRFLFLLVLVCPLFVFSADIPEPEEPNLELPINDLYHFRTDTGETIKFPKSTKLWFGGDVMFNWGVRDSMRTEDPYFPFRSFSSFLKTFDYRFLNLETPILHKTPAADQRKSYVFFGERRDLMVLRMLGIDGVFLGNNHTMDFGENGLYETLELLDEFGIRHTGAGKHTDDALVPISITKHNTDYRIFSFSDTGETRLFSGTKTPGAAYFRVATAERLVKKSKPNQVNILSVHWGVEYNPLPMDTERNAAKYLVGAGYKVIIGHHPHVPQGIEVFPTGVVIYSLGNFFFGSKNQYLKHNISVVLHFDGEKLLFVEVIPVFGKHQSLSGDHYFFPLGPKEAENFLKEYSILCKQLGTELVISGGRGYVFLDKELKAKLKP; encoded by the coding sequence ATGTACTTATTTCGTTTTTTATTCCTTCTGGTTTTAGTTTGTCCGCTTTTTGTGTTTTCAGCGGACATTCCGGAACCCGAAGAACCTAATTTAGAACTACCTATAAACGATCTTTATCATTTCCGAACGGACACAGGGGAGACTATCAAATTTCCCAAATCCACAAAACTATGGTTTGGTGGGGATGTAATGTTTAATTGGGGAGTTCGGGATTCCATGCGAACTGAGGACCCATACTTTCCTTTTCGCAGTTTTTCTAGTTTTCTAAAAACCTTCGATTATCGTTTCCTAAATTTAGAAACACCGATCCTTCATAAAACACCTGCAGCTGACCAAAGAAAGTCCTATGTGTTCTTTGGGGAAAGACGGGATTTGATGGTTTTGCGAATGCTTGGGATTGATGGGGTTTTTCTGGGAAATAACCATACCATGGACTTTGGAGAAAACGGACTCTATGAGACCTTGGAGCTTTTGGATGAATTTGGAATCCGCCATACCGGAGCTGGCAAACACACTGATGATGCTTTAGTCCCGATTTCTATCACCAAACATAACACAGACTACCGCATCTTTTCCTTTTCTGATACGGGTGAAACCAGGTTGTTTTCGGGAACTAAAACTCCTGGGGCCGCTTATTTCCGAGTGGCGACTGCTGAACGCCTTGTTAAAAAATCGAAACCAAACCAGGTAAATATTCTATCCGTACATTGGGGTGTAGAATACAATCCTTTGCCCATGGATACGGAACGGAATGCCGCCAAATATTTGGTAGGTGCTGGATACAAAGTCATCATCGGCCACCATCCCCATGTCCCCCAAGGGATAGAAGTGTTTCCTACAGGTGTTGTAATTTATTCACTCGGAAATTTTTTCTTTGGATCGAAAAACCAATACTTAAAACACAATATTTCTGTTGTTTTGCATTTTGACGGCGAAAAACTTTTGTTTGTGGAAGTGATACCCGTATTTGGAAAACACCAATCCTTGTCCGGCGATCATTATTTTTTTCCTTTGGGTCCTAAGGAAGCGGAAAACTTTTTAAAAGAGTATTCTATCCTTTGTAAACAACTCGGAACAGAACTTGTGATCTCTGGAGGAAGGGGTTATGTTTTTTTAGATAAGGAACTAAAGGCCAAACTAAAACCGTAG
- the rpsF gene encoding 30S ribosomal protein S6: protein MRNYEITNILREGNVEETKSAVKDLLSKYNFTIQGEEDWGSKRLWHPVGQDEQGHFTLIKCSGSPTEVSKIEHEFKLNGNILKTLVIRANG from the coding sequence ATGAGAAACTACGAAATCACGAATATTCTTCGTGAAGGTAATGTAGAAGAGACGAAGTCTGCAGTAAAAGACTTACTCTCCAAATACAACTTCACGATCCAAGGCGAAGAGGATTGGGGTTCTAAAAGACTCTGGCATCCCGTTGGACAAGACGAACAAGGCCACTTCACACTTATCAAGTGTTCCGGATCCCCTACAGAAGTTTCAAAGATCGAACATGAGTTTAAACTCAATGGTAACATCTTAAAAACTCTCGTAATCAGGGCAAATGGCTAA
- the rplI gene encoding 50S ribosomal protein L9 yields the protein MKVVLQKDVLNLGDAGDVKEVADGYARNFLIPRRFAVRANDGNTKAAVHQKKLAELKRDKRVKVMKELSSSIEGKTYEIKVKVGENDKLFGSVTANDIALAIKSTGVELDKRKLDLGEPLKSVGEYKIKVRLAEGVVPQIIVKVVGQA from the coding sequence ATGAAAGTTGTATTGCAAAAAGATGTATTGAATCTTGGTGATGCTGGTGATGTGAAAGAAGTTGCAGACGGTTACGCACGTAACTTCCTCATTCCTAGAAGATTTGCAGTCCGTGCAAATGATGGAAACACAAAAGCCGCAGTCCACCAAAAGAAACTTGCTGAACTGAAACGCGACAAACGCGTGAAAGTGATGAAAGAACTTTCTTCTTCTATCGAAGGTAAAACTTACGAGATAAAAGTGAAAGTGGGTGAGAACGACAAACTTTTCGGTTCTGTAACAGCAAATGATATTGCACTCGCAATCAAAAGCACTGGTGTAGAACTCGACAAACGTAAACTAGACTTAGGTGAGCCGCTAAAATCAGTAGGCGAATATAAAATTAAAGTTCGTTTGGCTGAAGGTGTTGTTCCCCAAATCATAGTTAAAGTCGTCGGCCAAGCATAG
- a CDS encoding single-stranded DNA-binding protein: protein MANDLNKVLLIGRMTRDPEFKSVNGSSVVNFSIANNRVYVTNGEKKEETHYFDCVAWGRLADILKQYAGKGKQVAIEGRLQQQSWETPEGKKATKIRVYVESAQLLGGQGQGGGGSGGDRSDSSSSYDSGVSSGYDDYPAGDDDIPF from the coding sequence ATGGCTAACGATCTCAACAAAGTACTTTTAATCGGTCGAATGACCCGTGACCCGGAATTTAAATCGGTGAACGGAAGTTCTGTTGTCAATTTCTCAATTGCGAATAACAGAGTTTATGTGACTAACGGTGAAAAAAAAGAGGAAACTCATTATTTTGACTGCGTTGCATGGGGCCGACTCGCTGACATATTAAAACAATATGCTGGCAAAGGAAAACAAGTAGCGATTGAAGGTAGACTTCAACAACAGTCCTGGGAAACACCTGAAGGCAAAAAAGCCACCAAAATCCGTGTCTATGTCGAATCCGCGCAATTACTAGGCGGCCAAGGACAAGGTGGTGGTGGATCAGGTGGCGACCGTTCTGACAGTTCCTCTTCTTATGATTCCGGCGTAAGTAGTGGTTATGATGATTATCCAGCCGGTGACGATGACATTCCTTTTTGA
- a CDS encoding tetratricopeptide repeat protein: MFQAIKTPNRPFLIVFFCFLSLSLFATEPGTRTKECSVLEPGVPADFLLSRALREQVDGFQSSQRRKSEESKLSFERSVSFLDSYHFCLKEVGKEPSALSSETQSLNYLELGSLEKAWEWSEVATNKSPEVSKDLILLQTRIRIRQGELTKASEVLESSLHKFPNDPDFLYLLGNINFERKLWNQSILYYTALSFVIERRDTHSKYKFLTAKALGELNYKLDYPKISIKRYNEYTTAYKNDMEVLFRLAQIYFVLGDFKHCRQYLEQIREKNPRDIDASYMLAEIYFMDARDLAPTYFATLKKEKKIPKEGIVFLLDKLISGSKTGLDVKLKTYIQENPGRLSPRVALLELAEKEKFPEYEILNADTAQYAYEYRQYITAEKILRRGLLQISTKENADEERSLYFEKISSCQEMLGQWNHSIISTREALRLTKETEKSFRLRFRLAYLYLQGNLKKESLSVSLLSETIKENPNPTHYYLRGLAYFQLAKYKESVNDFSDAIKLDPKNPNYYFYRATAFDKLKQFVDTEADLKTTISLNPNASNAMNYLGYLYAEKDINPEEANKLLNQAVSLEPDNPAYQDSLGWVMYRKKDYNRALLHLNFATSLALERGFEDPVIYEHLGDVYLAKKDPVNALQFFKLSESKLKSESNKDLVAKIKKVQKEISE, translated from the coding sequence ATGTTTCAAGCAATTAAAACTCCAAACCGTCCCTTCCTCATTGTTTTCTTTTGTTTTCTCTCTCTTTCTCTGTTTGCAACCGAGCCTGGGACCCGAACCAAAGAATGTTCCGTGTTAGAACCTGGTGTTCCGGCAGATTTTTTACTTTCTCGTGCTCTACGAGAACAGGTGGACGGATTCCAGTCGTCCCAACGCCGGAAGTCAGAAGAATCCAAACTATCCTTTGAACGCTCTGTTTCATTTCTGGATTCTTACCACTTTTGTCTGAAGGAAGTCGGAAAAGAACCAAGTGCACTCAGTTCAGAAACACAAAGTTTGAATTATTTGGAACTGGGAAGTTTGGAGAAGGCTTGGGAATGGTCAGAAGTTGCCACGAACAAATCCCCTGAGGTTTCTAAAGATCTCATCCTTTTGCAAACAAGAATTCGAATCCGACAAGGGGAACTGACCAAAGCCTCGGAAGTTTTAGAGTCCTCGCTTCATAAGTTTCCGAATGATCCCGATTTTTTATACCTTCTCGGCAATATCAATTTTGAACGGAAACTTTGGAACCAGTCCATTTTGTATTATACAGCTCTTTCTTTTGTGATCGAAAGGAGAGATACCCATTCCAAATACAAATTTCTAACAGCAAAAGCACTGGGTGAACTCAATTACAAATTGGATTACCCAAAGATATCAATCAAACGTTATAATGAATACACGACCGCTTATAAAAATGATATGGAAGTTTTGTTCCGATTGGCACAAATCTATTTCGTGTTAGGTGATTTCAAACATTGCCGCCAATATTTAGAACAAATTAGAGAAAAAAATCCGAGAGACATTGATGCCTCGTATATGCTTGCTGAAATTTATTTTATGGATGCGCGTGATCTTGCGCCCACATACTTCGCAACACTGAAAAAAGAAAAAAAAATCCCGAAAGAGGGAATTGTTTTTTTACTCGATAAACTCATTTCTGGATCGAAAACCGGACTGGATGTTAAACTAAAAACCTACATTCAAGAAAATCCAGGAAGGTTATCTCCTCGTGTAGCTCTTTTAGAACTTGCGGAAAAGGAAAAATTTCCTGAATACGAAATCCTTAATGCTGATACAGCCCAGTATGCTTATGAATATAGGCAGTATATCACCGCAGAAAAGATCTTACGGCGAGGTCTTTTACAAATCAGTACAAAGGAAAATGCAGATGAGGAAAGGTCTCTGTATTTTGAAAAGATTTCTTCCTGCCAAGAGATGCTTGGTCAGTGGAATCATTCCATCATCTCTACAAGAGAAGCGCTCCGACTCACAAAAGAAACAGAAAAATCGTTTCGATTGCGGTTTCGTTTGGCTTACCTCTACCTCCAAGGAAACTTAAAAAAAGAATCATTATCTGTTTCTCTTTTGTCCGAAACCATAAAAGAAAATCCAAATCCGACTCACTATTACCTCCGAGGCCTTGCTTATTTCCAATTGGCGAAATACAAAGAAAGTGTGAACGACTTTAGTGATGCAATCAAACTAGATCCTAAAAATCCAAATTACTATTTCTATCGTGCCACAGCCTTTGATAAGCTGAAACAGTTTGTAGATACAGAAGCAGATCTAAAAACCACCATCTCTTTGAATCCCAATGCCTCCAACGCCATGAATTATTTGGGGTATCTATATGCTGAAAAAGACATCAATCCCGAAGAAGCAAATAAACTCTTAAACCAAGCAGTTTCCTTGGAACCAGACAATCCCGCCTACCAAGATAGTTTGGGTTGGGTAATGTACAGAAAAAAAGATTATAATCGTGCCTTACTCCATTTGAACTTTGCGACATCTTTGGCTCTAGAAAGAGGATTTGAAGACCCTGTGATTTATGAACATCTGGGAGATGTGTATTTGGCTAAAAAAGATCCAGTGAATGCTTTGCAATTTTTCAAACTTTCCGAATCCAAATTAAAATCCGAGTCTAACAAAGACTTAGTGGCAAAAATCAAAAAAGTGCAAAAGGAAATTTCTGAATGA
- the dnaB gene encoding replicative DNA helicase: MNSNPLQEIESEKNLIGYLLMRGVAGQEDLGLSPDDFYMDSHRRVFEAVTDLISEGIAIDLVTVTNQMREKRLFKDESRDLEYITSLYKDTVPFQPLDYYVRRVKRISDRRKYVEALNQAIDKVKIEPGENDSVFSLVEQSLMDISRQERSKGLRKVKDDANALIDYIKNVVAASQNGTGGINGLKTHFTGLDMATTGLKSHELMILAARPGNGKTTFALNIAANAALKERKTVVIFSLEMSRIELLLKLISADARIDSYALKAGTLTSAQMTQLKDSIGNITSASLYIDDSGYLTIQEFSARLRQLRTTEEVGLVIVDYLQLMSDPKAAMGGRQQEVANISRGLKQMAREVGCPIIALSQMNRSIENRSKDQRPQLSDLRESGAIEQDADIVCFIYREEMVKPPEELDPNKRGMAEIIIAKNRAGATADFPLMFNPKISRFDNVPL, from the coding sequence ATGAATTCTAACCCCCTTCAGGAGATAGAGTCTGAGAAGAACTTAATCGGTTACCTACTCATGAGAGGGGTAGCCGGGCAGGAAGACTTAGGTCTAAGCCCGGATGATTTCTACATGGACAGTCACAGGCGTGTCTTTGAAGCTGTCACCGATCTCATCAGTGAAGGGATTGCCATTGACCTGGTTACGGTCACAAACCAAATGCGGGAGAAACGTCTTTTTAAAGATGAGTCCCGCGACTTGGAATACATTACTTCCCTCTACAAAGATACCGTTCCTTTCCAACCGCTAGATTATTATGTTCGGCGAGTGAAACGTATCTCGGACCGTCGTAAGTACGTCGAAGCATTAAACCAAGCCATCGATAAAGTAAAGATCGAACCTGGGGAAAACGATTCTGTATTCAGTCTCGTAGAACAGTCGCTTATGGACATCTCTCGCCAAGAGAGATCCAAAGGTTTACGAAAAGTAAAAGATGATGCCAATGCACTCATTGATTATATCAAAAATGTTGTGGCGGCAAGCCAAAATGGAACGGGTGGAATTAATGGATTAAAAACCCATTTTACGGGTCTGGATATGGCAACCACAGGTCTTAAGTCACACGAACTTATGATCCTTGCGGCTCGTCCTGGTAACGGAAAAACTACATTTGCATTAAACATTGCTGCAAACGCCGCTTTGAAAGAGCGTAAAACGGTTGTTATTTTCTCTCTTGAGATGAGTCGGATCGAATTACTTCTGAAACTCATCAGTGCAGATGCAAGGATTGATTCCTATGCTTTAAAAGCGGGAACTCTCACGTCTGCACAGATGACCCAACTCAAAGATAGTATCGGAAACATAACCTCTGCTAGTTTGTACATTGATGATTCTGGATATTTGACCATCCAAGAATTTTCGGCAAGACTCCGCCAACTTCGCACAACAGAAGAAGTGGGGCTTGTGATTGTTGACTACTTACAGCTTATGAGTGATCCGAAAGCTGCCATGGGGGGAAGGCAACAAGAGGTTGCCAATATTTCCAGGGGACTGAAACAAATGGCACGGGAAGTGGGATGCCCCATCATCGCATTATCGCAGATGAACCGTTCCATTGAAAATCGCTCCAAAGACCAAAGGCCCCAACTTTCCGATTTACGGGAGTCAGGTGCCATTGAGCAGGATGCGGACATTGTATGTTTTATATATCGAGAGGAAATGGTGAAACCTCCCGAAGAGCTTGACCCGAACAAAAGGGG
- the rpsR gene encoding 30S ribosomal protein S18, with translation MEDDDKGGFRGKDGEGKFGRKNAKYKKKVCKFCADKALLAGLDYKRVDILERFVTNRGKIIPRRITGTCGKHQRALAREIRKSRSIGLLPFKVL, from the coding sequence ATGGAAGACGACGATAAAGGCGGTTTCCGTGGTAAAGACGGAGAAGGCAAATTCGGTCGTAAAAACGCAAAATATAAGAAGAAAGTATGTAAGTTCTGCGCTGACAAAGCCTTACTTGCAGGACTTGATTACAAACGAGTCGATATCTTAGAAAGATTTGTTACCAACCGTGGTAAAATCATTCCAAGAAGAATCACTGGAACTTGTGGCAAACACCAAAGAGCTCTAGCTCGTGAAATCAGAAAATCCAGATCTATCGGCTTATTGCCGTTTAAAGTTCTGTAG